TCACGGCCCTCGCGGTCTTCGCCGGGGAACCTGAACGCCGCGGTGAGCGTCACATCGGCAAAGTCACCGCGGTGGGCAACGACAGCCTCACCATCCAGACCCGCGACGGGCAATCCCTCACCTTCGCCGTCACCGACCAGACCCGCTTCCGCAGCCGCGATGGCGCAGTGAAGGGCCTCGATGACCTCAAGCCCGAGATGCCCGTCCTCGTCATTGCCAAAGACGACAACGGCCAACTCACCGCCCTCGCGGTCTTCGCAGGCCGCCCTCCTCAACCCGGCATCATGCCTGAACGCCCTGGCTGGCCCGGCCGTCCCGGCGATCAGCCGCCTGCCGCCGCCCCGCGCGGGTAAATTCTCTCCCCTGCTTCAAGCGAACAGCCCTGCACCTCGAGGTGCAGGGCTGTGGCCGTTTTAGAGAAACGGTTGCCAGCAAAAAGGTTCAACTTACCCGCGTGACATACGCCCCGGTGCGGGTATCCACCCGAATGATATCGCCCTGCTTGACAAAGGCCGGCACCTGCACTTCCAGCCCGGTCTCCGTCACCACCTTCTTGGTCACGCCGGTCGCCGTATCGCCGCGCACCGCCACTTCTGCCTGCACCACTTCCATGTCCACCGTGATGGGGAATTCCACCGTCAGCGGCTCGCTTTGGTAAAAGGTCAGTTTGACTTCCATGCCATCCTTGAGGAACCTGGCATCATCCCCCAGCACCTTTGCCGGAATGGCGAACTGCTCGAACGTCTCGTTGTCCATAAAATGGTAAAACTCGCCGTCGGTGTAGAGATACTGGGCATTGTGGTGGTCTAACTGCACATCTTGCACCTGGTTGCCGGAAGGGAAAGTGCGGTCAATAATCGCGCCGGAGCGCAAGTCACGCGCCTTGACACGAATCGTCGCCTTGCCCCGACCAGGCTTGTGGTGATGATAATCCAGCACCCGATAAAGGTTGCCGTCCAGTTCAAAAATGACACCCTTGCGCAAATCGTTCACATCGATCATTGTCTCATCTCCCAAATTGAGGTAGAGAAATTATACCAAACTCCGCTGCTTGCGATGCGTGGAAGGCCATGCTAAGATAAGGCATCCCCGCTGGGGGAACCCATTCATTCGGAGGCCGTCCATGCCCAAAAAGCACTTGCTGCCCCGCATTGCCCGCACCACCCTGATGCTCACCGCCCTCTTTGCGGTGGACAAAGTGCTGGCCTTCACCCGCCAGATCATCATCGGCCATGAATTCGGCCTCTCGGCCTCTCTGGACGCCTTCAACGCGGCCAACAACCTGCCCGACCTGCTGTTTGCGCTCATTTCGGGCGGCGCGCTGGCCATGGCTTTCATTCCAGTGCTCTCCGAATACCGCACTACGCGCGGCCGCGACGCCCTGTGGGAATTGTTTTCCCGCATCGCCAACCTGGCCTTCCTGACCACGGCGGCGCTGGCCGTGCTCATTGCCATTTTCGCCCTGCCGCTCATCCGCTGGGAATTCGGCATTGCCCCCCACTTCACCCCCGCCCAACAGCGGCTGGCGGCCTCGTTGATGCGGCTCGACCTCATCGGCACGGTCATCTTTTCCCTCAGCGGCCTGGTCACCGCCGGTTTGCAAGCCAACCAGCACTTCTTCCTGCCCGCGGTGGCCCCGCTGATGTATAACCTGGGGCAAATTTTCGGCGCGGCGGTGCTGGCCCCCGAAAAAGGGCTGTCGCTGGGTCCGGTCCACCTGCCCGGCTTCGGTTTCGGCATTCACGGCCTGGTGTATGGCGTGCTCATCGGGGCGGTGCTGCACCTGGGGGTGCAAATTCCCGCGCTGGTGCGCTACGGCTTCCGCTGGCACGCGCTCATCGGGCTGCGGCATCCGGGTGTGGTCAAGGTACTGCGCCTGATGGGCCCGCGCGTACTGACCATGTTCTTCATCCAACTGGTGTTTCTGGCGCGCGACAACCTGGCTTCACGGGTAGGCACCGGCGCGGTCAGCGCGCTGGCTTACGGCTGGTTCATCATGCAGGTGCCAGAAACCCTTCTGGGCACGGCGCTGGGGCTGGTGCTGCTGCCCACGCTTTCCGAACAAATCGCCCGCGGCGATTGGAAAGCCTTTGCCGCCACCTTCAACCGAGGCGTGCAGGGGCTTTTAGGGCTTACCCTGCCCATTGCAGCGGTGCTGGCCGTGGCGTTACCCGGCCTGCTGCCGGTGTTGGGGTTAGGGGCCGCAGGCACCCAGCTGGTGGTGTGGACGACCCGCGCCTATCTGCTCGGCCTGGCGGGGCACAGCCTGCTGGAACTCGCGACGCGCGGCTTTTATGCACAGCAAGACGCCAAAACGCCCCTGCTGGCTTCCGCGCTCAACAGCGCGGCCTACATTGGGTTGGGGGTGCTGGCAATCCTTTCTGGCAAGAACCTGGGCGCAGAAGGCACGCTGTTCGGCGCGACGGGCATTGGCCTGGCGAACGCCATCGCCTTCACCACGGAGGCTACGCTGCTCTTCTTCCTGCTCCACCGGCGGCGCCGCGAAGTGCCCGCCTTCGACAGTGCGCCGCGTGATGCTTTGCTGGGTGCGCTGGCAGGCGGGTTGGTGGGGGCTGCGGTCATGGCTTATGCACCCGCTCCGCTACTGGCCCGCGGCCTGGCCGCTTCGGCATTAGGGGCGCTGGCAGCATTGCCGTTCATTTGGAAAGAGGGCAAAGCCCTGCTGAGCTGGTAAAAAAAGACCTGACAGGTTTCAAAAAACCCGTCAGGTCTGCGCTGCATCCTGCAACCTGCATCCTGCAACCTGCAACCTGCATCTTGCATCACGCACCCTGCAACCTGCTTACACCTGCACGGCCTCCGGCTGCGGTGCCTGACTGCCCGCCATCAGCAACCCAAGTTCGGTGCGCTCCGCTTTCTCTGCATCCAACACAGCCACAATCTTGCCGTGATACATAACCGCTATCCGGTCGGCCAGCGACATGATTTCATCAAGTTCGGCAGAAATCAATAACACCGCTGCGCCCTGGTCGCGCATCTGGATGATGCGCTTGTGAATGTACTCAATCGAGCCAACATCCAGGCCGCGCGTCGGCTGATTAGCAACCAGCAGTTTGAGGGGGCGGCTGAACTCACGAGCCACGATCACCTTTTGCTGATTGCCGCCAGAAAGCGAGCCTGCTGTGGTAAAAATGCTCGGTGTACGCACGTCGAACTGCTCGACCAGCCGGTGGGCGTTTTCAATCACCGCCGCCTGATTGCGCTGCATTCCTTTGGCAAAAGGCGGTTTGTAGTAAGTGCACAGCACCAGGTTGTCGGCAATGGTGTAAGAAAGCACCAGGCCATGCTTCTGCCGGTCTTCGGGGATGTGACCCATCCCATGCTCGATAAGGAAGCGCGGGGCACGCGGCGGCACGGCGTGTCCGCCCAAAAGCACTTTACCATCCCGAATGTGGCGCAAGCCGGTAATGGCTTCCACTAACTCGGTCTGGCCATTGCCCTGCACACCAGCAATTCCCAGAATCTCGCCAGCGCGCACCTCCAGGTTCACGCCATCCACGGCAAGCAGGCCGCGCTCGTCTTCTACCTTCAGGTCGCGCACCTCTAACACCACGTCGCCGGGGTTGGCAGGGCCTTTGTCCACCTGGAGCACGACTTCCCGCCCCACCATCATGGCCGCCAGCCCTTGCTCGTTGGTTTCCTGGGGGGTCGTCGTGCCGACGACCTTGCCGCGGCGCATCACCGTGATGTGATCGGCAATTTCCATCACCTCTTTG
This region of Chloroflexota bacterium genomic DNA includes:
- the efp gene encoding elongation factor P, producing the protein MIDVNDLRKGVIFELDGNLYRVLDYHHHKPGRGKATIRVKARDLRSGAIIDRTFPSGNQVQDVQLDHHNAQYLYTDGEFYHFMDNETFEQFAIPAKVLGDDARFLKDGMEVKLTFYQSEPLTVEFPITVDMEVVQAEVAVRGDTATGVTKKVVTETGLEVQVPAFVKQGDIIRVDTRTGAYVTRVS
- a CDS encoding murein biosynthesis integral membrane protein MurJ is translated as MPKKHLLPRIARTTLMLTALFAVDKVLAFTRQIIIGHEFGLSASLDAFNAANNLPDLLFALISGGALAMAFIPVLSEYRTTRGRDALWELFSRIANLAFLTTAALAVLIAIFALPLIRWEFGIAPHFTPAQQRLAASLMRLDLIGTVIFSLSGLVTAGLQANQHFFLPAVAPLMYNLGQIFGAAVLAPEKGLSLGPVHLPGFGFGIHGLVYGVLIGAVLHLGVQIPALVRYGFRWHALIGLRHPGVVKVLRLMGPRVLTMFFIQLVFLARDNLASRVGTGAVSALAYGWFIMQVPETLLGTALGLVLLPTLSEQIARGDWKAFAATFNRGVQGLLGLTLPIAAVLAVALPGLLPVLGLGAAGTQLVVWTTRAYLLGLAGHSLLELATRGFYAQQDAKTPLLASALNSAAYIGLGVLAILSGKNLGAEGTLFGATGIGLANAIAFTTEATLLFFLLHRRRREVPAFDSAPRDALLGALAGGLVGAAVMAYAPAPLLARGLAASALGALAALPFIWKEGKALLSW
- a CDS encoding ABC transporter ATP-binding protein; translated protein: MSEMALEVRNIVKRFPGVLANDHVNFSLRKGEVHALLGENGAGKTTLMNIIYGLYHPDEGEIFVDGQKVTIDSPHDAIRLGIGMVHQHFMLVPVFTVAENLILGAEPTKGWSLDLKAAREAVQRLSGQYGLEVDPDAVVEDLPVGVQQRVEILKALYREAKVLVLDEPTAVLTPQEVEELFVIMRQLTERGVSIIFITHKLKEVMEIADHITVMRRGKVVGTTTPQETNEQGLAAMMVGREVVLQVDKGPANPGDVVLEVRDLKVEDERGLLAVDGVNLEVRAGEILGIAGVQGNGQTELVEAITGLRHIRDGKVLLGGHAVPPRAPRFLIEHGMGHIPEDRQKHGLVLSYTIADNLVLCTYYKPPFAKGMQRNQAAVIENAHRLVEQFDVRTPSIFTTAGSLSGGNQQKVIVAREFSRPLKLLVANQPTRGLDVGSIEYIHKRIIQMRDQGAAVLLISAELDEIMSLADRIAVMYHGKIVAVLDAEKAERTELGLLMAGSQAPQPEAVQV